One part of the Dysidea avara chromosome 10, odDysAvar1.4, whole genome shotgun sequence genome encodes these proteins:
- the LOC136268979 gene encoding fumarylacetoacetate hydrolase domain-containing protein 2-like, which yields MLCAKQLSVVTIRAIRVQIKATLMSVPKKAKTSYPPLRLVSFTNKEGTYKLGVHCSSTNNVVDVCAVDDTIPGDMKSFLEAGQSAMEAANRAFQSSNTSTGPHVLTPDQYTLKAPITNPEKVLCIGMNYVDHCTEQNLPVPVEPIIFNKFSSAITDPYGPVVKPDETDQLDYEVELCIVIGKEGKKVKEEDAMTYVAGYTVAHDVSARDWQLHKNGGQWLLGKTFDTFCPLGPAIVTPSALSDPHNLAIRCKLNGEVVQDSNTNQLVHKTEALVAFISRFVTIRPGDVILTGTPPGVGCFRKPPLWLKKGDVVECEVAEIGSVRNEIQ from the exons ATGCTTTGTGCCAAACAGCTGAGCGTTGTGACTATTAGAGCTATCAGG GTTCAGATTAAAGCCACACTCATGTCAGTGCCAAAGAAAGCTAAAACCAGCTACCCTCCTCTGAGACTAGTCAGTTTCACAAATAAGGAGGGGACATATAAACTAGGGGTGCATTGTTCATCCACAAACAATGTTGTGGATGTGTGTGCAGTGGATGACACCATCCCTGGAGACATGAAGTCCTTCCTTGAAGCTGGCCAATCAGCCATGGAAGCAGCTAACAG AGCATTTCAGAGCTCCAACACATCCACAGGACCTCATGTACTCACACCAGACCAGTACACTCTTAAGGCTCCCATCACTAACCCAGAGAAGGTCCTGTGTATTGGGATGAATTATGTGGACCACTGCACTGAGCAGAATCTACCTGTACCTGTTgaaccaatcattttcaacaaGTTCAGTTCAGCTATTACAGACCCTTATGGGCCTGTGGTGAAGCCTGATGAGACTGAT CAATTGGATTATGAagtagagctttgtattgttaTTGGCAAGGAAGGAAAGAAGGTTAAG GAAGAAGATGCAATGACATATGTTGCTGGTTACACAGTCGCTCATGATGTTAGTGCTAGGGATTGGCAACTACATAAAAATGGTGGCCAGTGGTTGTTAGGGAAGACGTTTGATACATTCTGTCCACTGGGACCAGCCATAGTAACGCCAAGTGCACTATCAG ACCCTCATAATCTTGCAATTCGTTGCAAACTGAACGGAGAAGTGGTCCAGGACTCTAACACAAACCAGCTAGTCCACAAGACTGAAGCACTAGTAGCCTTCATATCAAG GTTTGTAACCATCAGACCAGGAGATGTTATACTGACTGGCACTCCTCCTGGAGTTGGGTGCTTCAGGAAACCTCCATTGTGGCTGAAG AAAGGAGATGTCGTCGAATGTGAGGTAGCAGAGATCGGGTCAGTTAGAAATGAGATACAATAA
- the LOC136236893 gene encoding ATP-binding cassette sub-family C member 4-like has protein sequence MSGAPVLVHWVAIAVFFTAVVGLALLYASTSLTQAKRQYTRALLRRNKILVIDEATANVDLITDDIIQEMIRKKFNHCTILTIAHRLETIMDSDKVLVLSSGKVIEFDAPFNLLQKQQSVFHSMVKRTGPVESGRLRRLQQQ, from the exons aTGAGTGGTGcaccagtgctggttcactgggtggcaatagctgtgtttttcACAGCTGTTGTAGGCCTTGCTTTGCTATATGCTAGCACATCATTGACACAAGCAAAGAGACAGTACA CAAGAGCACTATTGAGGAGGAACAAGATCCTTGTGATTGATGAAGCAACTGCAAATGTTGACCTAAT AACGGATGATATAATTCAGGAGATGATCCGCAAGAAATTCAACCATTGTACTATCCTTACTATTGCTCACCGACTGGAAACAATAATGGACTCTGATAAAGTACTG GTTTTATCTTCTGGTAAAGTGATAGAGTTTGATGCACCATTCAACCTCCTACAAAAACAACAGTCAGTGTTTCATAGTATGGTAAAGAGAACTGGTCCTGTAGAGTCAGGGAGACTTAGGAGATTGCAACAACAATGA
- the LOC136268980 gene encoding protein DPCD-like, which yields MSLNKAASEWFSKLKAAKKTFLIQDERRKIHFLFSDGTEMCEEYDLESGLLLVRKWHQRSDLGRSDKWEYEVGQSAAPRAPTDLLSESLSNPLFGRKDTAADFQWRIRNLPYPIDNYLVTVDDDSAGITVRTVNKKYYKKFTIPDMQRCQLPLERKSLSIAHASNTLIITYKKPSVILQLESTLNEAYSKARASKDGDVDCTPS from the exons ATGAGTCTTAATAAGGCTGCCAGCGAGTGGTTTAGTAAACTAAAAGCAGCGAAGAAGACTTTTCTTATCCAGGATG aaagaagaaaaattcACTTCCTTTTCTCGGATGGCACAGAGATGTGCGAAGAATATGACTTGGAATCAGGACTGTTGCTAG TAAGAAAATGGCACCAGCGGTCAGACCTTGGGAGATCAGACAAGTGGGAATATGAAGTTGGTCAGTCAGCTGCACCACGAGCACCGACTGATTTACTGTCAGAGAGTTTGTCAAAT CCCTTGTTTGGTCGTAAAGACACGGCTGCAGATTTTCAGTGGAGAATCCGCAACTTGCCTTACCCAATTGATAATTACTTAGTCACAGTTGACGATGATTCAGCTGGAATTACTGTCAGAACAGTTAACAAAAA ATACTACAAGAAGTTTACCATACCCGACATGCAGCGTTGTCAACTGCCGTTGGAACGGAAGTCACTGTCGATAGCACATGCCAGTAATACCCTAATTATCact TATAAGAAACCGTCTGTCATCCTGCAATTGGAGAGTACCCTCAATGAGGCTTACAGTAAAGCAAGAGCAAGTAAAGATGGTGACGTTGATTGTACACCTAGCTAA